One region of Daphnia pulicaria isolate SC F1-1A chromosome 7, SC_F0-13Bv2, whole genome shotgun sequence genomic DNA includes:
- the LOC124350812 gene encoding uncharacterized protein LOC124350812 yields MLISHPEFKTSACCVLILTIMVANSASGAALEGQVDDRSTEEEHQDWRQPLPTVKRAVALLNKLVMVANRANNNKKQRYQQANPLIKHQGQSPHLNYMQHREGEQLPNNSAENIDDNHHHIHQKAIALPRMGFERRGQSSQRVFWRCYFNAVSCFR; encoded by the exons ATGTTGATCAGCCATCCCGAATTCAAAACGTCAGCTTGTTGTGTACTTATCTTAACTATAATGGTGGCCAACAGCGCATCCGGAGCTGCACTGGAAGGGCAAGTTGATGATCGATCGACAGAAGAGGAACATCAAGATTGGCGTCAGCCTTTGCCGACA GTTAAACGTGCAGTTGCTTTGCTTAACAAACTAGTCATGGTTGCTAACCGTgccaataacaacaagaagcaACGATATCAGCAAGCGAACCCTTTGATTAAGCACCAAGGTCAGTCGCCACATTTGAATTACATGCAACATCGGGAAGGCGAGCAATTGCCGAATAATTCAGCCGAAAATATCGACGACAATCACCACCACATCCACCAAAAAGCTATTGCTCTACCTCGC ATGGGATTTGAACGACGCGGCCAATCGTCGCAGCGAGTCTTCTGGCGATGCTACTTCAATGCAGTCTCTTGCTTCCGCTAA
- the LOC124350828 gene encoding allatostatin C-like codes for MMAKISAVVPLAILLYLAASVAAKSTDREETETTDFGQDIELGAVPDDGSVETALLNYLFAKQIVARLRTNANPQDLMRKRSYWKQCAFNAVSCFGK; via the exons atgatggcaaaaatcaGCGCTGTCGTTCCGTTGGCCATTTTACTCTACTTAGCAGCGTCCGTAGCAGCCAAATCAACAGATCGAGAAGAGACCGAAACAACTGATTTCGGCCAAGACATAGAG TTGGGAGCAGTGCCAGACGACGGAAGTGTGGAAACGGCTTTACTGAACta tctcTTTGCAAAGCAGATTGTGGCTCGCCTACGTACCAACGCAAACCCCCAAGATTTGATGAGAAAACGATCGTATTGGAAGCAGTGCGCATTCAACGCCGTCTCCTGTTTTGGCAAATGA
- the LOC124350566 gene encoding uncharacterized protein LOC124350566 isoform X2: protein MCRDITFAAAVNSLLQTALCISFGVVAMLMYDCKLTPTPIQISDPTQIPSPLVAFTNSFYLQYFHFRNSCIARNEPYWKDINDTQTGVVTKSSQVHGMFIGYLVENSLWFLCSVLLFFGCVLKSRWIYVTYASTQFTVILYDVILIVLFALDFKSYKQFEGNPNTPWITKQSMLVNIIVMLLIVSRFAIFLIVNVIFACLVQRFVNELPKTKMKQPKSSNKNKRGPSSRRPPRDHQPPYEPYQPEPYQPEPFQPHLYPSPYKASRYPDVVSHPPGKFDDSSDEIIVSPAMRYGSPSRNLPSAVSASNYREPRNFEGGRQQAALPPGTRGQVPGKSHESVQHPYSSSNRNRMSDRRPSPPRQRNQSRYPDDYQSNISYEGPPANYFDNSDRKMAYVGAPQFHEDRRRQPTSSNQPRAAIPSDAESGPNVRFASPIRRESFDRFSNSSDQLKNQRPWSYISPEDLPSSPNKLNQFYNSRIAMSEKPTSRALPALDESDLDYQSSKKQQQRQQNARY from the exons ATGTGTCGAGACATCACATTCGCCGCAGCTGTCAATTCGTTG tTACAAACGGCGCTATGCATTTCTTTCGGCGTCGTGGCCATGCTCATGTACGACTGCAAACTGACACCTACGCCTATTCAAATCTCGGACCCTACCCAAATTCCGAGCCCGTTGGTAGCTTTCACCAACAGCTTCTACCTTCAGTATTTTCACT TCCGGAATAGTTGCATCGCTCGGAATGAGCCGTACTGGAAAGACATCAACGACACGCAGACGGGTGTGGTGACGAAATCCAGTCAGGTGCATGGAATGTTTATCGGATACCTGGTGGAAAATAGCCTGTGGTTCCTCTGCTCTgttctcctcttcttcg GATGCGTACTCAAATCGAGATGGATTTATGTGACCTACGCATCGACGCAGTTTACCGTTATCCTTTATGACGTCATACTGATAGTCTTGTTCGCTTTGGATTTCAAGAGTTACAAG CAATTCGAGGGAAACCCGAATACGCCTTGGATAACTAAGCAGAGCATGTTGGTCAACATCATTG tgATGCTGTTGATCGTGTCACGATTCGCCATCTTCTTGATAGTCAACGTGATATTCGCCTGTCTTGTTCAGCGATTCGTTAACGAATTACCCAAAACAAAG atgaaacagCCGAAATCTTCGAACAAGAATAAAAGGGGTCCATCGTCCCGGCGTCCGCCTCGTGATCATCAACCGCCTTACGAACCTTATCAGCCAGAGCCTTATCAACCGGAGCCTTTCCAGCCGCATCTTTATCCGTCACCTTATAAAGCGAGTCGTTATCCGGACGTAGTCAGTCATCCGCCAGGGAAATTCGATGACAGCAGCGATGAAATTATCGTCAGTCCGGCAATGCG GTACGGCTCACCCAGCAGGAATTTACCATCCGCCGTTTCCGCCTCGAATTATCGAGAGCCACGGAATTTTGAGGGCGGTCGTCAACAGGCCGCTCTGCCGCCTGGCACTCGGGGGCAGGTGCCGGGTAAAAGTCACGAATCTGTCCAGCATCCATATTCATCATCAAACAGGAACAGGATGAGTGATCGACGCCCTTCGCCGCCTAGACAGCGAAACCAGTCACGTTATCCGGACGATTACCAATCAAATATCAGCTACGAAGGGCCGCCTGCCAATTACTTTGACAATTCCGATCGGAAAATGGCTTACGTCGGCGCTCCGCAGTTTCACGAAG ATCGGAGACGCCAGCCAACGTCGAGCAACCAGCCACGAGCCGCCATTCCGAGCGATGCGGAATCGGGTCCAAACGTTCGATTTGCTTCGCCCATACGACGTGAATCGTTTGATCGATTCTCCAACAGCTCGGATCAGCTGAAAAACCAACGTCCTTGGTCTTACATCAGCCCAGAAGACTTGCCATCATCTCCCAACAAACTCAATCAGTTTTACAACAGCAG AATTGCCATGAGCGAAAAACCAACTTCTCGAGCCTTGCCGGCGCTAGACGAATCCGATTTGGACTACCAGTCatcgaagaaacaacaacaacgccaaCAAA aTGCGCGCTACTAA
- the LOC124350566 gene encoding serine/arginine repetitive matrix protein 1-like isoform X1, with translation MCRDITFAAAVNSLLQTALCISFGVVAMLMYDCKLTPTPIQISDPTQIPSPLVAFTNSFYLQYFHFRNSCIARNEPYWKDINDTQTGVVTKSSQVHGMFIGYLVENSLWFLCSVLLFFGCVLKSRWIYVTYASTQFTVILYDVILIVLFALDFKSYKQFEGNPNTPWITKQSMLVNIIVMLLIVSRFAIFLIVNVIFACLVQRFVNELPKTKMKQPKSSNKNKRGPSSRRPPRDHQPPYEPYQPEPYQPEPFQPHLYPSPYKASRYPDVVSHPPGKFDDSSDEIIVSPAMRYGSPSRNLPSAVSASNYREPRNFEGGRQQAALPPGTRGQVPGKSHESVQHPYSSSNRNRMSDRRPSPPRQRNQSRYPDDYQSNISYEGPPANYFDNSDRKMAYVGAPQFHEDRRRQPTSSNQPRAAIPSDAESGPNVRFASPIRRESFDRFSNSSDQLKNQRPWSYISPEDLPSSPNKLNQFYNSRIAMSEKPTSRALPALDESDLDYQSSKKQQQRQQSEYRKRHSVESRQPLLFQEESPRRHRPAPPIPQDEEPHFYANFEPPIKKNVRFSKRTQSLDILEVPVESPVARRIKQYKAKSPKKVDNKKKMTKEYSSSGEELCTDEFLVFNYNKSPDARNVTVNKTVTDLKRAPSSASSPNLVFDPASNTARLVYGKQSNNNNKSFQGQQRKSYLNETSI, from the exons ATGTGTCGAGACATCACATTCGCCGCAGCTGTCAATTCGTTG tTACAAACGGCGCTATGCATTTCTTTCGGCGTCGTGGCCATGCTCATGTACGACTGCAAACTGACACCTACGCCTATTCAAATCTCGGACCCTACCCAAATTCCGAGCCCGTTGGTAGCTTTCACCAACAGCTTCTACCTTCAGTATTTTCACT TCCGGAATAGTTGCATCGCTCGGAATGAGCCGTACTGGAAAGACATCAACGACACGCAGACGGGTGTGGTGACGAAATCCAGTCAGGTGCATGGAATGTTTATCGGATACCTGGTGGAAAATAGCCTGTGGTTCCTCTGCTCTgttctcctcttcttcg GATGCGTACTCAAATCGAGATGGATTTATGTGACCTACGCATCGACGCAGTTTACCGTTATCCTTTATGACGTCATACTGATAGTCTTGTTCGCTTTGGATTTCAAGAGTTACAAG CAATTCGAGGGAAACCCGAATACGCCTTGGATAACTAAGCAGAGCATGTTGGTCAACATCATTG tgATGCTGTTGATCGTGTCACGATTCGCCATCTTCTTGATAGTCAACGTGATATTCGCCTGTCTTGTTCAGCGATTCGTTAACGAATTACCCAAAACAAAG atgaaacagCCGAAATCTTCGAACAAGAATAAAAGGGGTCCATCGTCCCGGCGTCCGCCTCGTGATCATCAACCGCCTTACGAACCTTATCAGCCAGAGCCTTATCAACCGGAGCCTTTCCAGCCGCATCTTTATCCGTCACCTTATAAAGCGAGTCGTTATCCGGACGTAGTCAGTCATCCGCCAGGGAAATTCGATGACAGCAGCGATGAAATTATCGTCAGTCCGGCAATGCG GTACGGCTCACCCAGCAGGAATTTACCATCCGCCGTTTCCGCCTCGAATTATCGAGAGCCACGGAATTTTGAGGGCGGTCGTCAACAGGCCGCTCTGCCGCCTGGCACTCGGGGGCAGGTGCCGGGTAAAAGTCACGAATCTGTCCAGCATCCATATTCATCATCAAACAGGAACAGGATGAGTGATCGACGCCCTTCGCCGCCTAGACAGCGAAACCAGTCACGTTATCCGGACGATTACCAATCAAATATCAGCTACGAAGGGCCGCCTGCCAATTACTTTGACAATTCCGATCGGAAAATGGCTTACGTCGGCGCTCCGCAGTTTCACGAAG ATCGGAGACGCCAGCCAACGTCGAGCAACCAGCCACGAGCCGCCATTCCGAGCGATGCGGAATCGGGTCCAAACGTTCGATTTGCTTCGCCCATACGACGTGAATCGTTTGATCGATTCTCCAACAGCTCGGATCAGCTGAAAAACCAACGTCCTTGGTCTTACATCAGCCCAGAAGACTTGCCATCATCTCCCAACAAACTCAATCAGTTTTACAACAGCAG AATTGCCATGAGCGAAAAACCAACTTCTCGAGCCTTGCCGGCGCTAGACGAATCCGATTTGGACTACCAGTCatcgaagaaacaacaacaacgccaaCAAAGTGAGTATCGCAAACGTCATTCAGTTGAATCGAGGCAGCCCCTTCTTTTCCAAGAGGAAAGTCCTCGACGTCATCGACCGGCCCCTCCTATCCCACAAGACGAAGAACCGCATTTTTACGCCAATTTCGAGCCGCCAATTAAGAAGAATGTCCGTTTCAGTAAACGGACACAATCGCTGGATATTCTCGAGGTCCCAGTGGAAAGTCCAGTGGCCAGGCGGATCAAACAATACAAGGCGAAATCACCGAAGAAGGTCGacaataagaagaaaatgacgaaAGAGTACAGCAGCAGTGGCGAAGAGCTTTGCACGGACGAATTCCTAGTTTTTAATTACAACAAATCGCCAGATGCCAGAAACGTAACCGTTAACAAAACTGTAACGGATTTGAAAAGAGCGCCGTCATCGGCCAGCTCACCCAATTTGGTGTTTGATCCAGCATCCAACACGGCCCGGCTCGTCTACGGAAAAcagtcaaataataataataaatccttCCAAGGCCAACAAAGAAAGAGTTATCTCAACGAAACTTCtatttag
- the LOC124350687 gene encoding band 7 protein AGAP004871-like isoform X4, with amino-acid sequence MIPETTTLHGGGGGGGDADGRPMVIGEGPQHRHKNKQAREFEFVFGSEDSDTGIGVCGWILTIICWLLVLVTMPFSFFICFKVVQEYERAVIFRLGRLLSGGAKGPGIFFILPCIETYTKVDLRTGVFDIPPQEVLTKDSVTVSVDAVVYFRVSNATVSVANVENAHHSTRLLAQTTLRNILGTKDLHEILGDRETISGSMQAALDEATESWGIKVERVEIKDVRLPVQLQRAMAAEAEASREARAKVIAAEGEFKASTALKEASMVIAQSPAALQLRYLQTLSTISAEKNSTIIFPLPIDFLSQFMR; translated from the exons ATGATACCCGAGACGACGACGCTTCACGGCGGCGGAGGTGGCGGAGGCGACGCCGACGGACGCCCCATGGTCATCGGAGAAGGGCCTCAACATCGGCACAAGAACAAACAAGCCCGCGAATTTGAATTCGTTTTCGGAT CTGAGGATAGCGACACGGGGATCGGCGTGTGCGGATGGATCCTGACCATCATCTGCTGGCTCCTCGTCCTCGTCACCATgcccttctccttcttcattTGCTTTAAA gtGGTGCAGGAATACGAACGGGCCGTCATTTTCCGACTAGGACGTCTCCTCTCCGGCGGCGCAAAGGGTCCcg GAATTTTCTTCATCCTGCCGTGCATCGAGACTTACACCAAAGTGGATTTGCGCACGGGAGTCTTTGACATTCCGCCCCAAGAG GTGTTGACCAAGGACAGCGTGACCGTATCGGTGGACGCCGTCGTTTACTTTCGCGTGTCGAACGCGACCGTGTCGGTGGCCAACGTGGAGAACGCCCATCACTCGACTCGCCTCCTGGCCCAGACGACGTTGCGCAACATTCTCGGCACTAAGGACTTGCACGAAATTTTGGGCGACCGTGAAACCATTTCGGGATCCATGCAG GCCGCGCTGGACGAGGCGACCGAATCGTGGGGCATCAAAGTCGAACGTGtcgaaat aaaggaCGTGCGTTTGCCGGTGCAGCTGCAACGGGCGATGGCGGCCGAGGCGGAGGCGTCGCGTGAGGCACGAGCCAAAGTCATCGCCGCTGAGGGAGAATTCAAGGCCTCCACTGCTCTCAAGGAAGCCTCGATGGTGATTGCTCAATCGCCGGCCGCTCTCCAATTGCGATACCTTCAg ACTCTGAGCACCATCTCGGCCGAGAAGAATTCGACCATCATTTTCCCGCTGCCCATCGATTTCCTGAGCCAGTTTATGAGATAG
- the LOC124350687 gene encoding band 7 protein AGAP004871-like isoform X3, whose translation MCHAVQLMETAADSFATSSSSSALLQQQPQQPQQQYETSSPVPLVLALANAGRRVFEPQRVISDYHSHADILRFASPSNAFIKTYAEDSDTGIGVCGWILTIICWLLVLVTMPFSFFICFKVVQEYERAVIFRLGRLLSGGAKGPGIFFILPCIETYTKVDLRTGVFDIPPQEVLTKDSVTVSVDAVVYFRVSNATVSVANVENAHHSTRLLAQTTLRNILGTKDLHEILGDRETISGSMQAALDEATESWGIKVERVEIKDVRLPVQLQRAMAAEAEASREARAKVIAAEGEFKASTALKEASMVIAQSPAALQLRYLQTLSTISAEKNSTIIFPLPIDFLSQFMR comes from the exons ATGTGTCACGCGGTACAACTGATGGAGACTGCCGCCGATTCTTTTGCcacatcctcctcctcctctgctcttctgcaacaacaaccccaacaACCGCAACAACAATATGAGACTTCTTCGCCCGTTCCGTTGGTGCTGGCCCTGGCCAACGCCGGACGGCGAGTCTTTGAGCCGCAACGGGTCATCAGCGACTACCACAGTCACGCCGACATCCTCCGCTTCGCTTCGCCCAGCAACGCCTTTATCAAAACCTACG CTGAGGATAGCGACACGGGGATCGGCGTGTGCGGATGGATCCTGACCATCATCTGCTGGCTCCTCGTCCTCGTCACCATgcccttctccttcttcattTGCTTTAAA gtGGTGCAGGAATACGAACGGGCCGTCATTTTCCGACTAGGACGTCTCCTCTCCGGCGGCGCAAAGGGTCCcg GAATTTTCTTCATCCTGCCGTGCATCGAGACTTACACCAAAGTGGATTTGCGCACGGGAGTCTTTGACATTCCGCCCCAAGAG GTGTTGACCAAGGACAGCGTGACCGTATCGGTGGACGCCGTCGTTTACTTTCGCGTGTCGAACGCGACCGTGTCGGTGGCCAACGTGGAGAACGCCCATCACTCGACTCGCCTCCTGGCCCAGACGACGTTGCGCAACATTCTCGGCACTAAGGACTTGCACGAAATTTTGGGCGACCGTGAAACCATTTCGGGATCCATGCAG GCCGCGCTGGACGAGGCGACCGAATCGTGGGGCATCAAAGTCGAACGTGtcgaaat aaaggaCGTGCGTTTGCCGGTGCAGCTGCAACGGGCGATGGCGGCCGAGGCGGAGGCGTCGCGTGAGGCACGAGCCAAAGTCATCGCCGCTGAGGGAGAATTCAAGGCCTCCACTGCTCTCAAGGAAGCCTCGATGGTGATTGCTCAATCGCCGGCCGCTCTCCAATTGCGATACCTTCAg ACTCTGAGCACCATCTCGGCCGAGAAGAATTCGACCATCATTTTCCCGCTGCCCATCGATTTCCTGAGCCAGTTTATGAGATAG
- the LOC124350687 gene encoding band 7 protein AGAP004871-like isoform X2 produces the protein MCVYNSHCDGHFAKQFGAGPPDNNKSLTRQTPTQTKKQTPKKVSLENNKMLEPAIIKTKVAPQFGAEDSDTGIGVCGWILTIICWLLVLVTMPFSFFICFKVVQEYERAVIFRLGRLLSGGAKGPGIFFILPCIETYTKVDLRTGVFDIPPQEVLTKDSVTVSVDAVVYFRVSNATVSVANVENAHHSTRLLAQTTLRNILGTKDLHEILGDRETISGSMQAALDEATESWGIKVERVEIKDVRLPVQLQRAMAAEAEASREARAKVIAAEGEFKASTALKEASMVIAQSPAALQLRYLQTLSTISAEKNSTIIFPLPIDFLSQFMR, from the exons ATGTGTGTATATAACAGCCATTGCGATGGTCATTTCGCCAAACAGTTTGGTGCCGGACCGCCGGATAACAACAAGTCGCTAACGAGACAGACCCcaacccaaacaaaaaaacaaacccccaaaaaagtgTCGctggaaaataacaaaatgttgGAGCCGGCCATCATCAAAACCAAAGTGGCGCCTCAATTCGGAG CTGAGGATAGCGACACGGGGATCGGCGTGTGCGGATGGATCCTGACCATCATCTGCTGGCTCCTCGTCCTCGTCACCATgcccttctccttcttcattTGCTTTAAA gtGGTGCAGGAATACGAACGGGCCGTCATTTTCCGACTAGGACGTCTCCTCTCCGGCGGCGCAAAGGGTCCcg GAATTTTCTTCATCCTGCCGTGCATCGAGACTTACACCAAAGTGGATTTGCGCACGGGAGTCTTTGACATTCCGCCCCAAGAG GTGTTGACCAAGGACAGCGTGACCGTATCGGTGGACGCCGTCGTTTACTTTCGCGTGTCGAACGCGACCGTGTCGGTGGCCAACGTGGAGAACGCCCATCACTCGACTCGCCTCCTGGCCCAGACGACGTTGCGCAACATTCTCGGCACTAAGGACTTGCACGAAATTTTGGGCGACCGTGAAACCATTTCGGGATCCATGCAG GCCGCGCTGGACGAGGCGACCGAATCGTGGGGCATCAAAGTCGAACGTGtcgaaat aaaggaCGTGCGTTTGCCGGTGCAGCTGCAACGGGCGATGGCGGCCGAGGCGGAGGCGTCGCGTGAGGCACGAGCCAAAGTCATCGCCGCTGAGGGAGAATTCAAGGCCTCCACTGCTCTCAAGGAAGCCTCGATGGTGATTGCTCAATCGCCGGCCGCTCTCCAATTGCGATACCTTCAg ACTCTGAGCACCATCTCGGCCGAGAAGAATTCGACCATCATTTTCCCGCTGCCCATCGATTTCCTGAGCCAGTTTATGAGATAG
- the LOC124350687 gene encoding band 7 protein AGAP004871-like isoform X1 encodes MCVYNSHCDGHFAKQFGAGPPDNNKSLTRQTPTQTKKQTPKKVSLENNKMLEPAIIKTKVAPQFGGPALEGSEDSDTGIGVCGWILTIICWLLVLVTMPFSFFICFKVVQEYERAVIFRLGRLLSGGAKGPGIFFILPCIETYTKVDLRTGVFDIPPQEVLTKDSVTVSVDAVVYFRVSNATVSVANVENAHHSTRLLAQTTLRNILGTKDLHEILGDRETISGSMQAALDEATESWGIKVERVEIKDVRLPVQLQRAMAAEAEASREARAKVIAAEGEFKASTALKEASMVIAQSPAALQLRYLQTLSTISAEKNSTIIFPLPIDFLSQFMR; translated from the exons ATGTGTGTATATAACAGCCATTGCGATGGTCATTTCGCCAAACAGTTTGGTGCCGGACCGCCGGATAACAACAAGTCGCTAACGAGACAGACCCcaacccaaacaaaaaaacaaacccccaaaaaagtgTCGctggaaaataacaaaatgttgGAGCCGGCCATCATCAAAACCAAAGTGGCGCCTCAATTCGGAGGTCCAGCGCTGGAAGGAT CTGAGGATAGCGACACGGGGATCGGCGTGTGCGGATGGATCCTGACCATCATCTGCTGGCTCCTCGTCCTCGTCACCATgcccttctccttcttcattTGCTTTAAA gtGGTGCAGGAATACGAACGGGCCGTCATTTTCCGACTAGGACGTCTCCTCTCCGGCGGCGCAAAGGGTCCcg GAATTTTCTTCATCCTGCCGTGCATCGAGACTTACACCAAAGTGGATTTGCGCACGGGAGTCTTTGACATTCCGCCCCAAGAG GTGTTGACCAAGGACAGCGTGACCGTATCGGTGGACGCCGTCGTTTACTTTCGCGTGTCGAACGCGACCGTGTCGGTGGCCAACGTGGAGAACGCCCATCACTCGACTCGCCTCCTGGCCCAGACGACGTTGCGCAACATTCTCGGCACTAAGGACTTGCACGAAATTTTGGGCGACCGTGAAACCATTTCGGGATCCATGCAG GCCGCGCTGGACGAGGCGACCGAATCGTGGGGCATCAAAGTCGAACGTGtcgaaat aaaggaCGTGCGTTTGCCGGTGCAGCTGCAACGGGCGATGGCGGCCGAGGCGGAGGCGTCGCGTGAGGCACGAGCCAAAGTCATCGCCGCTGAGGGAGAATTCAAGGCCTCCACTGCTCTCAAGGAAGCCTCGATGGTGATTGCTCAATCGCCGGCCGCTCTCCAATTGCGATACCTTCAg ACTCTGAGCACCATCTCGGCCGAGAAGAATTCGACCATCATTTTCCCGCTGCCCATCGATTTCCTGAGCCAGTTTATGAGATAG
- the LOC124350567 gene encoding prostaglandin G/H synthase 2-like, with product MNSFNIVILFSIFVVCIAAEDVDPCCSYPCQNQGVCMSVNSHKDFTCDCTGLEYYGKTCETPILSRRIKNWLRPSLTTMHKVYTGWPWLWKLVNNVPFLHRAAMRYVYLSRGAAIQSPPRFNSGHDYITTESHFNTSYYARSLPPVPQHCPTPMGVAGHRELPDIDELAERFFKRKEFIAEPHGTNILFAYYAQHFSHQFFRTDRARGPAFTKGNDGVDVSHIYGLDKGTQDALRSFQLGKMKVRIDADGQQFPPLLRDAPSVHMIYPPHTPEEEKVALGHALFSMQPGLFVMATVWLREHNRLCDVLGVEHPNWDDERLYQTAKLIVLAQNLKITIEEYVQHLSQYKVKLSYDPELLRDEPQFQFSNRIHVEFAHLYHWHPMAPEAITLGNNTYTLEQMSFSTKTVAKHGFASFVQAIATQPAGALRHQNHGPMLLDQFKDVVRQGRQLRLQSFNNYRQLFGMPKYASFMELTGGDVDLSRQLDKLYGDIDALEFYPGMLLEKSDSSVTPFTMVNIGGPYAVKGMMANPISSPHYWKPSTFGGPVGFDIVKSTTIKDLFCRNMKPGECGHIAFHLPTAEGHSQQQQSNSVEPSSSGPSGIVLEASPVPNYSTLPGDIQSSLMGSKTFSPPAGMTSTPHYATNYRRALTVDDLDFIECQPPSAAQWSSRHNNYCRLREAHPI from the exons atgaattcattcaACATTGTGATTCTCTTCTCCATTTTTGTCGTTTGCATTGCAG CGGAAGATGTCGATCCGTGCTGCTCTTATCCGTGCCAGAATCAAGGCGTTTGCATGTCCGTCAACAGCCACAAGGATTTCACCTGCGACTGCACCGGACTGGAATATTACGGCAAAACCTGCGAAACTC CCATTCTGAGCCGGCGGATCAAGAATTGGTTGCGTCCGTCTTTGACGACGATGCACAAAGTGTACACGGGCTGGCCGTGGCTGTGGAAATTGGTCAACAACGTGCCGTTCCTCCACCGGGCGGCCATGCGCTACGTTTACCTGAGCCGCGGGGCGGCCATCCAGTCTCCGCCGCGCTTCAACAGCGGACACGATTACATCACGACCGAATCGCATTTCAACACTTCCTACTACGCCCGCAGCTTGCCGCCCGTCCCCCAACATTGCCCTACTCCCATGGGCGTCGCCG GCCATCGGGAATTGCCGGACATTGACGAGCTGGCCGAGCGTTTCTTCAAGAGGAAGGAATTCATTGCCGAGCCTCACGGCACCAACATCCTGTTCGCCTATTACGCCCAGCACTTTTCCCATCAATTCTTCAGGACGGACAGGGCCAGGGGGCCGGCCTTCACCAAAGGAAACGACGGCGTCGACGTCTCCCACATTTACGGGCTGGACAAGGGAACGCAGGACGCCCTGCGCTCCTTCCAACTGGGCAAAATGAAGGTCAGGATCGACGCTGACGGCCAGCAGTTCCCGCCGCTGCTCCGCGACGCTCCGTCCGTCCACATGATCTACCCGCCGCACACGCCCGAAGAGGAGAAAGTCGCCTTGGGCCACGCCCTCTTCAGCATGCAGCCGGGCCTCTTTGTCATGGCCACCGTTTGGCTGCGGGAGCACAACCGCCTCTGCGACGTCCTGGGCGTCGAGCATCCCAACTGGGACGACGAGCGTCTCTACCAGACGGCCAAGCTCATCGTGCTGGCCCAGAATTTGAAGATCACCATCGAGGAGTACGTGCAACACCTGAGCCAATACAAAGTGAAATTGAGTTACGATCCAGAGCTGCTCAGGGACGAACCTCAATTTCAATTCTCCAATCGCATCCACGTCGAATTCGCCCACCTGTACCACTGGCATCCCATGGCGCCCGAGGCCATCACCCTGGGCAACAACACCTACACCCTGGAACAGATGAGCTTCTCGACCAAAACAGTGGCCAAACACGGATTCGCTTCTTTTGTCCAGGCCATCGCCACCCAGCCGGCCGGAGCT TTGAGGCATCAGAATCACGGGCCGATGTTGCTGGACCAGTTCAAAGACGTGGTCCGCCAGGGCCGTCAGTTGCGTCTGCAGAGTTTCAACAATTACCGGCAACTTTTCGGCATGCCAAAGTACGCGAGTTTCATGGAATTGACGGGCGGCGACGTCGATCTCTCCCGCCAGTTGGACAAACTTTACGGAGACATTGACGCGTTGGAATTCTACCCGGGCATGTTGCTCGAAAAGTCCGACTCGTCCGTCACGCCCTTCACCATGGTCAACATCGGCGGACCGTACGCCGTCAAGGGAATGATGGCCAATCCCATTTCCAGCCCGCATTATTGGAAGCCCAGCACATTCGGCGGTCCGGTCGGTTTCGACATTGTCAAATCGACGACCATCAAGGACTTGTTTTGCCGCAACATGAAGCCGGGCGAGTGCGGTCACATTGCCTTCCATTTACCAACGGCAGAAGGTCattctcaacaacaacaatccaaCAGTGTagaaccttcttcttctgggcCGTCTGGAATTGTTTTAGAAGCTTCGCCCGTCCCGAATTACTCGACTCTTCCGGGCGACATCCAATCGTCGCTGATGGGCAGTAAAACTTTTTCGCCTCCGGCAGGAATGACGAGCACTCCGCATTACGCCACCAATTACCGTCGGGCGTTGACGGTCGACGATTTGGATTTTATCGAGTGCCAACCGCCATCGGCCGCCCAGTGGTCCAGCAGACATAACAATTATTGCCGTTTGAGAGAGGCTCATCCCATATGA